Within Mytilus edulis chromosome 10, xbMytEdul2.2, whole genome shotgun sequence, the genomic segment GTGAAAATCGTCAGATAACCAAACCATCAATACTGTGGTGCTTTAACTGTGAAGAACAACTATGTGAAGATTGCAAGGAACATCATAGTATTTCTAAGGGAACAAAAAACCACAAAACCGTTTCCATCGACGAATACAAGAAGTTACCTACCGAGGTCACGAAAAATGCAATGGTCAGCACAAAACAGAATGAGAAATACGAGGTTTTCTGTAGAAAATACGATTTTCAGAGACGGAAAGACGAACAAGCACAAATTAGTGTACCTTATCCCACCAAAAGTATCGATAACCTGACGGTGACGTTACACAAACGTATCAATACACGGTTGTCCATGGTCCGAGGTTGTTCTTTGCTCCCTGATGGCAGGATGGTTTTCTCTTGTTATGCCCAAAACAAATTAAGAGTAGTCAGGTCTGATGGAttcaaagattttgaaataaacaatatCGGTTGTATGTTTGATGTGATATTTATCGGTAATAATTGTGCTGCTGTTACATCTGGCAAATCATATAGGATAAAcataatcaacacgaagaacAAACAAGTGAAAAAAACAATAGAAGTGAATCCACAAAACGATGGAGTAGCATACAAAAATGGCCATTTGATTTATTGTGCCGAGAAGAAAGGATTACAGGTGATTAGTCTTAAAAATCTATCCGTTACAAATATTATCAATAAAGAACTTCCGACCCGTGCCTACGTTGCAGCATTTAGTGACCAACTGTTCTACACAAACAGAGAAAATCACAGTGTAACCTGTTGTGATTACCATGGCAACATACTGTGGATGTTCTGTAATACAACTGTTCTGAGTCATCCACTCGGTATATCTGTAGACAATGATGGAAACGTGTTTGTAGTGGGATTTGGATCTAGCAATGTGGTCGTCATCTCGTCTGATGGACAACGATACAGGCAAATTTTATCACATGAAGATGGACTGTTCAGACCGCAAGTTCTGCATTATGACCAATCTAATAAAAAATTGTTAGTTGCTAATAGGGCCAATGATGCGTTCTTGTTTAGAGTTAAATGATACGTAGTGATGATTGATATTCCCTGTATTAAGATAAccttacaaaacaatattttgaattatttggtgTTGTCTGATTTGGTTTCTTTTATAGAATTTG encodes:
- the LOC139493036 gene encoding uncharacterized protein, which codes for MTDNQSICGVCENRQITKPSILWCFNCEEQLCEDCKEHHSISKGTKNHKTVSIDEYKKLPTEVTKNAMVSTKQNEKYEVFCRKYDFQRRKDEQAQISVPYPTKSIDNLTVTLHKRINTRLSMVRGCSLLPDGRMVFSCYAQNKLRVVRSDGFKDFEINNIGCMFDVIFIGNNCAAVTSGKSYRINIINTKNKQVKKTIEVNPQNDGVAYKNGHLIYCAEKKGLQVISLKNLSVTNIINKELPTRAYVAAFSDQLFYTNRENHSVTCCDYHGNILWMFCNTTVLSHPLGISVDNDGNVFVVGFGSSNVVVISSDGQRYRQILSHEDGLFRPQVLHYDQSNKKLLVANRANDAFLFRVK